The uncultured Dysgonomonas sp. genome contains the following window.
GCCGGATGCTGGGTAGGCGGAGAAGACCGTTCTATACATTTCGACCGCACAAGTGACGGACAGGGTGCTGCAATGGCGCTTCCTATATTCGGCTTGTTTATGAAGAAGGTCTATGCCAATCCTAAACTGGGATACAAACAAACGGATCAGTTCGCTCCTGCCCCTGGATACGGTGTATGCGATAAAGGTACTGATGAAGATATTCCGGATGCAGCACCAGCAGTAGGCATTGACAAAATATTTAAATAGACACAGCCAAACTCAAACTTACTACTTACTACCCAATACCAGAGATTTAGTTATTATGGTAAAATATTATTATATAGATGATATATCGAAACAGCAGTGCGGGCCGTTTCCCCTGAATGATTTACCTTCAAAAAAAATCCGCCCCGAAACAATGGTTTGGCGTTCGGGAATGCCCGACTGGATAAATGCCGGAAGTGTACCCGAATTATCTTTCCTGTTCGATACAAAGATACCTCTTCCCGAAGAAAGGAAGTCGGAAGCTGTAGCAATAAAACCAAGCCCCGCCGAAACAGTTGCCACTGAGCCAAAGCCTCAATCGCAACCCATTGCTCCCCCGCAACCCGCAACCAACTATCAACAAACAAATTATAGGCAGGACAACAATACCCGGAGATGGGACGATATACTCCCCATGCCTAAGAATTGGTTAGTGGAATCAATACTATTATCCATATTCTGTTGCTCACCGATCAGTGTTGTCGGTATCTTTTATGCAGCCAAAGTGGAATCCCTCTATTATGCCAAAGAATATGATCGCGCCACACAGGCTGCCGAAAATGCAAAAAAATGGGCTTTAGCCGGAATCTTATTTTTGCCTGCCTGCTATGTGCTGCTTGTAATATTCGGAGCAATAGTAGGATCGGTATTTTCCTGGCTCTAATATTCTGTACATATGGATAGCAAAACGATACCTGCAGGAAAATATACATATATCCGGCGATTGCTGGGGATAGTGATATTATTGATTGCCGGAGGCATTCTTTACTATCTGTTCAGTCCCGAGGAATCATCCCTCTTCCCTCAATGCCCATTCTATGCCGTTACCGGATTAGACTGTCCGGGATGCGGTTCACAACGGGCTGTACACCATTTATTACATCTGCAAATCAAAGAGGCATTCAGTTCCAACCCCTTACTGATCATAGCAATTCCCTAT
Protein-coding sequences here:
- a CDS encoding DUF2752 domain-containing protein, whose product is MDSKTIPAGKYTYIRRLLGIVILLIAGGILYYLFSPEESSLFPQCPFYAVTGLDCPGCGSQRAVHHLLHLQIKEAFSSNPLLIIAIPYILTCIYLEYFGGKEQYPHIRQSLYSRKAIHIVLLVIILFWIGRNLV
- a CDS encoding CD225/dispanin family protein, whose amino-acid sequence is MVKYYYIDDISKQQCGPFPLNDLPSKKIRPETMVWRSGMPDWINAGSVPELSFLFDTKIPLPEERKSEAVAIKPSPAETVATEPKPQSQPIAPPQPATNYQQTNYRQDNNTRRWDDILPMPKNWLVESILLSIFCCSPISVVGIFYAAKVESLYYAKEYDRATQAAENAKKWALAGILFLPACYVLLVIFGAIVGSVFSWL